A stretch of Lathyrus oleraceus cultivar Zhongwan6 chromosome 6, CAAS_Psat_ZW6_1.0, whole genome shotgun sequence DNA encodes these proteins:
- the LOC127095770 gene encoding uncharacterized protein LOC127095770, with product MGERLEQQPIQREVPEEQPRRVIMVNRDQDADEVIHRVRRENMMENDLTSMIERIMAQNGLNTGLRRPNYSSPLSEYVLQTELPRGCKIPKFTKFSRDTSEFTIDRIARYINEAGDLANSENLRMKYFPSSLTKNAFTWFTTLPPNSIDARPQLERLFHEQFYMGQTKISLKELASIKRKFTEPIDDYLNRFCLLKSRCFTIVPEH from the coding sequence ATGGGGGAAAGATTGGAACAACAACCAATTCAACGGGAAGTCCCTGAAGAACAACCTAGGAGAGTGATAATGGTTAATAGAGACCAGGATGCAGACGAAGTAATTCATAGGGTCAGGCGGGAAAACATGATGGAAAATGACTTAACCAGTATGATAGAGAGAATCATGGCCCAGAATGGTCTGAATACAGGACTTCGACGGCCAAATTATTCCTCTCCTTTATCGGAATATGTCCTGCAAACAGAATTACCAAGGGGTTGTAAAatccctaagttcaccaaattctcaaGGGATACTAGTGAATTCACTATAGATCGCATAGCCAGATACATAAATGAGGCAGGGGATTTGGCGAATAGTGAGAACTTAAGGATGaaatatttccctagttcttTAACAAAGAACGCCTTCACGTGGTTTACAACTTTGCCACCAAATTCCATAGATGCTCGGCCCCAGTTAGAAAGATTGtttcatgaacaattctacatgggccAAACTAAGATAAGTCTTAAGGAATTAGCCAGCATCAAAAGAAAATTCACCGAACCTATAGATGATTATCTGAATAGGTTTTGTTTGTTGAAATCTAGATGCTTTACAATAGTGCCTGAACACtag